CTTCATCACCGACCGTTACGGGTCCAAGGCCAATTTCTGGCGGGCCGTAGTGGATTCGGCTCTGGACAGCGATCAGCGGGAACGTGAACAGTTACTCGCGGCCGAGATGGACGATGCCGAGCGGGTTCGGGCTGTGATCACCCACTTCTATCGAGCCGCGGTCGAAACGCCCCTGCTGGGCCGGGTACTCGCCGATGAGTTCGCCCGCGAGTCCGAGCGTCTGGACTACCTCTACGACAACTACGTCGCCCCGACGCTGAACCCGATGATCCCGGCCGTCGAACGACTCATGGCGGCGCGCCGGATGCCCACTGTGCCGATGGATGTGCTGTTCTTCGCCGTGATCAGCCCGGTCGCCGGCCTGGTGCAATTGCCGCTGGCGCATCGGCTGGGGCGGGCCGCGCCGGACACCCCGGAAAGTCGGGAACGCACCGCGCGCGAGCTCGCCGATCTGATCACGCGGGGGCTGCTCGGTCCGCATTGAGACCGAAATATCGTGCGCCTCAGCGCTTGTCGTGGACGGTCACCGCGTATCCGTCCGGATCGCCGAAGGTGAACATCCGCCCGAAGGGGGAGTCGGCCGGGCCCGCGAGGATCGGTACTCCGGCCGTGGCCAGCTCGTCGTGCAGCGCCTGGGCGTCATCGGCGTGCAGCCAGAGTGCGACACCGACTCCCGGTCGGGGCGAGGCGCTGTTCAGGTCGACGCCCGGCAGCGGCTCTCGCACCGCGAACGGGATAGGCGTGGTGTCGAAGACGACGGCTCCGGGTGGGCTGCTCGGAGCGGGCCGCAGGCCCAGGTGGGTTCGATAGAAATCGGCGGCGCGGTCGAGATCGTGTACCTGGAGTGCGATGAAGTCGGGTCCGGTGACGGTCATGGACGATGTCCTCTCTATGTCAACACATTGACATAGAGACTGTATGTCAAGATATTGACATGGGTCAAGACGGTGGCGTCGGAGATGTCGATCTGTCGGTGGGGTATGTGCTCAAACAGGCGGCGACCGCGTTGCGGGTCCGGATGGACGCGGTACTGCGGCCGCTGGAATTGACCGTGCCGCAGTACGCCTGCCTGGAATTGCTCGGGCAGCGGGAGGGGCTGTCGAGTGCCGAACTCGCCCGGGGCGTGTTCGTCAGCCGCCAGGCCATGAATCAGGTGTTGCGCGGACTGCAGGAGCGCGGCCTATTGGCCCGTCCGGCCGTGACCGAACACGGTCGAGCGCTGCCCAGTCGGCTGACTCCCGACGGGGAGCGAGTACTGCGCACCGCCAGCCGTGCCGTCGCCGACGTGGAGCGGCAGATGCTGAGCGCTTTCGATCCGGCTCGGCGACAAGGGCTCCGCGACGACCTGGCCGCCTGTGTCGAGGCGCTCTCGCCGCGGTCGCCGTGACGAGCTGATCACCATGCTTCTCGACCGCCGCGCGCGGAGGCGTCGATCGCAGCGGCCCGTGATGACGAGGGGTATCGACGCGGCGGCTCTTTCGGGCGAGCGGGCCCGCGCAGCAACGCGATTCCGACCGCCAGGAGCCAGATGATGGTGAACCCGGAAACCGTTGCGGTACTACCCCATCCATTTGCCGCGTAGAAGTTCGCGGGTGTGTTCCCGAAGAACATCGACGGTGCGAACGCCACATTCACCACGGCCAGTCCCGCCGCGGCGCGGCCTGCCCACACCGGAAGGACCCGGGTTCGCAGGATCGTGACGGCGGCGGTGGTCATGAACAGGGCGGTCAGCAGTCTGCTGATGGCGCCGTAGAGAACGTAGGTGCCCGAGACG
The genomic region above belongs to Nocardia spumae and contains:
- a CDS encoding TetR/AcrR family transcriptional regulator, with product MVVTKAMRTPGRPGTGGRPVPAQGEILRRGVEAFAELGYDRTSVRELARRLGVSHNFITDRYGSKANFWRAVVDSALDSDQREREQLLAAEMDDAERVRAVITHFYRAAVETPLLGRVLADEFARESERLDYLYDNYVAPTLNPMIPAVERLMAARRMPTVPMDVLFFAVISPVAGLVQLPLAHRLGRAAPDTPESRERTARELADLITRGLLGPH
- a CDS encoding MarR family winged helix-turn-helix transcriptional regulator — encoded protein: MGQDGGVGDVDLSVGYVLKQAATALRVRMDAVLRPLELTVPQYACLELLGQREGLSSAELARGVFVSRQAMNQVLRGLQERGLLARPAVTEHGRALPSRLTPDGERVLRTASRAVADVERQMLSAFDPARRQGLRDDLAACVEALSPRSP
- a CDS encoding VOC family protein — protein: MTVTGPDFIALQVHDLDRAADFYRTHLGLRPAPSSPPGAVVFDTTPIPFAVREPLPGVDLNSASPRPGVGVALWLHADDAQALHDELATAGVPILAGPADSPFGRMFTFGDPDGYAVTVHDKR